One genomic segment of Sorex araneus isolate mSorAra2 chromosome X, mSorAra2.pri, whole genome shotgun sequence includes these proteins:
- the LBH gene encoding protein LBH isoform X2 encodes MSVYFPIHGPDCPSSAKMTEVMMNAPSMEEMGLSPRKDLSYQIFPDPSDFDRCCKLKDRLPSIVVEPTEGEVESGELRWPPEEFLVQEDEQDNCDETAKENTEQ; translated from the exons ATGTCTGTATATTTCCCCATCCACGG CCCCGATTGCCCGAGCTCCGCGAAGATGACCGAGGTGATGATGAACGCCCCGTCCATGGAGGAGATGGGCCTGAGCCCCCGCAAGGACCTTTCCTACCAG ATCTTCCCCGACCCGTCGGACTTCGACCGCTGCTGCAAACTGAAGGACCGTCTGCCGTCCATCGTGGTGGAGCCCACGGAGGGTGAGGTGGAGAGCGGGGAGCTGCGGTGGCCCCCCGAGGAGTTCTTGGTCCAGGAGGACGAGCAGGACAACTGTGACGAGACAGCGAAGGAAAACACGGAGCAGTAG